DNA from Lentibacillus amyloliquefaciens:
GTTTCTCGGTCATTGTTGTTTTTCCGGCGTCCGGGTGAGATATGATAGCAAATGTGCGTCGTTTCTGTACTTCTTCATGCATATTCATAAAAAATCCCTTCCATTTTTAGTTTGGTGTGTTTTACTGATTGTGATGGGGGATTTTAGCTTACATCGGTCAGATTCTCCTTTTAATTTGTTTAGTAAGTCGCCGTCTGATACCCTCCAAACGATAGCATGTCGGAAGTGTTCAGTCAATCAGTACAGGGTATGTGTGGAGAATAAAGCGAATCTTCAATCAGTGGGGGGTTCTTTATCCTCCACTTATTGTTAGATGAACGAATCGGACATTTATTGGCAGTTGATTCTCCACCTAATTTCCATCGTATGACATGCGGGATAAAATGGGTATCTGAATTGCTGTAAAGCATAGTGTTTGACATAATACCTGAACGGGGTATATGATGAACACATAAAAGACTAGATAACATTAAAAGTTTATATTAGCAGCAAAACTTATTCAACAGACAATTGAAACAGGAAGTGTCGGTATGGATACGCTGCAGTCGTCAAAAAGTGTTAGGTGGTAAAACGCAAGCTTTCGCCCCCTAAACATATTTAAAATTTTGAGGAGGTCTTTCATATGAACCAAATAACAACGAAAGAACTGGCGGAAAAGATTAAAAACAATGAGAACGTAAATGTAATCGATGTCCGGGAAGATGACGAAGTAGCACAAGGAAAAATTCCCGGTGCAAAGCATATTCCATTAGGAGAGGTGCCTGAACGTCTTGACGAAATTGACCAGGACAAACACTATTACATGGTTTGCCGTTCCGGTGGAAGAAGCGGCAGAGCGAGTGAATTTCTGGACACGCAAGGGTATGACATCACCAATGTTGACGGTGGCATGCTTGCATGGGATGAAGATGTCGAAAAGTGATCATCGATTGATTCGGCCGCCGGAGAAATCATCAAGAACAGATGAAGAGGAGATATTTGATGACATACAAACGGTTTAATCCCAAAAATGCTGATAAATTAATGAGCGAGGAACGAAAAAGGCAAATACAACCTGACAAAATAATCGAGCAGTTGAACGTAAATAACGATGATACGGTGGCAGATTTAGGTGCAGGCCCCGGATTGTTTACAATTTCTCTGGCTAAAATGACCGAACGTGAAGTTTACGCTGTGGATATTGAACCGGAAATGCTTGAAAGACTCAAACAGAATGCTGAAAAAGAAAAGATCGGTAATATCAAACCCGTTGTGAGTGATCTTGAAAATGTTAAGCTTGCCGAAAATTCAGTGACCCGCGTTTTAAATGTCTTTGTCATTCATGAAGTGAGAAGTATCGACCGGGCGATTGATGAAATGAAACGGATTCTCAAACCGGGCGGCTGTCTTCTGTTAATGGATTGGGAGGCTGTTGAATCGGAATCCGGCCCGCCGTTCGAAATCCGAATACCTTCTGAAAAAATGAAAAGCATACTGGAAGAACATGGGTTTGATACCGAGTTAACCTATCCGGATTCAGAACACTATGCGATTAAGGCGAAAAATGTATAGATCAATCAGGAAACACCGGCGTAATATTGCGCCGGTGTTTTATAAGATTGGATTGGAATGAGGCGGGAAGAAAAAGGGAAGATTATAGCATAACATTATGTGATAGCGTTCCGAATACGCCCGGCCAAAACAGGATTCGTGCGACGATCGTAAAAGCCTGCACCAATCATATAGACTGCGTAATTCTTGACAATAAATTAACTTTCATGTTTATTAATTACCCATAGGGGGTATATGTATGAGTGGATAAAAAATTACCATAAAGGTTCGGAAAGGAGAATCAGACATGACGAACGATCATGAGAAGAATCAAAGCAAGCATGCAGAACATAATCATCATGAGCAACATCACGCTGACCATGAAGACCATCATCACGAGCACCACCATCATGTAGAAGAGGAGCATAACGATAATCACGGGCATGCTCATGATGACGGCCACCACGACCATGACTCTCATCAAGGACACGATCAACATGGGCACGGTCATCACGATCATGGCGATATGGTCAGTGATTTCAAAAAACGATTTTTTATTTCTTTAATTGTTACCATACCTATTTTGATTCTCTCACCGATGATTCAGAGCTTCATCGGTGTCGATTGGCGTTTTCCATTTGATCAGTATATCCTGTTTGCGCTTGCCACATTTATTTTCTTCTATGGTGGCTGGCCGTTCATTACAGGTGCCGTCAGCGAGCTGAAGGATAAAAATCCGGGCATGATGACACTGATTGGTCTGGCCATTCTTGTCGCATACGTATACAGTTCACTGACTGTTTTTGGCTTGGAAGGCCAGGATTTCTTTTGGGAACTGGCAACTTTAATTGATATCATGCTGCTCGGGCACTGGATTGAAATGCGATCGGTTATGGGCGCGTCCAATGCTCTGGAAGAGTTGGTCAAACTCATGCCGAATGAAGCACATAAACTCGATGAGAATGACAATGTACATGATGTGCCAACCTCGGAACTCCAACAAGAGGATCATGTACTCATTAAACCTGGTGAAAAAATCCCGGTCGACGGAACGATTTATGCCGGCAACTCAGCGATTGACGAGTCTATGCTGACAGGTGAATCGGTTCCGATCGAGAAGAAAAAAGGCGATGAAGTGATTGGCGGATCGGTTAATAAAGAAGGCTCAATTAAAGTCGCTGTTGAAAAAACAGGCGAAGATTCCTATCTTTCCCAGGTTATCACGTTAGTCCGGGAAGCACAGGAATCAAAGTCAAAGACACAAGACCTGACAAACCGTGCGGCCAAATGGCTGTTTTACATCGCGCTTGCCTCAGGGTTCATCACATTGTTTGTCTGGCTGTTGCTTGGGTATGCGTTTGACGTTGCCGTAGAACGGATGGTCACGGTTATGGTTATCACCTGTCCACACGCTCTTGG
Protein-coding regions in this window:
- a CDS encoding class I SAM-dependent methyltransferase, which codes for MTYKRFNPKNADKLMSEERKRQIQPDKIIEQLNVNNDDTVADLGAGPGLFTISLAKMTEREVYAVDIEPEMLERLKQNAEKEKIGNIKPVVSDLENVKLAENSVTRVLNVFVIHEVRSIDRAIDEMKRILKPGGCLLLMDWEAVESESGPPFEIRIPSEKMKSILEEHGFDTELTYPDSEHYAIKAKNV
- a CDS encoding heavy metal translocating P-type ATPase, with the protein product MTNDHEKNQSKHAEHNHHEQHHADHEDHHHEHHHHVEEEHNDNHGHAHDDGHHDHDSHQGHDQHGHGHHDHGDMVSDFKKRFFISLIVTIPILILSPMIQSFIGVDWRFPFDQYILFALATFIFFYGGWPFITGAVSELKDKNPGMMTLIGLAILVAYVYSSLTVFGLEGQDFFWELATLIDIMLLGHWIEMRSVMGASNALEELVKLMPNEAHKLDENDNVHDVPTSELQQEDHVLIKPGEKIPVDGTIYAGNSAIDESMLTGESVPIEKKKGDEVIGGSVNKEGSIKVAVEKTGEDSYLSQVITLVREAQESKSKTQDLTNRAAKWLFYIALASGFITLFVWLLLGYAFDVAVERMVTVMVITCPHALGLAAPLVIAVSTSISAKQGLLIRNRANFEGARNLNAVVFDKTGTLTKGEFGVTDIVPMEGYEENDILAWAASLEQNSEHPIAAGIVNSANEKDLQLKRIEEFESITGKGIEGKIEGKKVNVVSPGYVDDNNMAYDRERFEQLSESGKTVVFLLLDDELTGMIALADMVRETAKEAVASLKKEDIHSIMLTGDNQKVADWVADQLGIDEVHAEVLPDDKANQVKKIKQTGWNVAMTGDGVNDAPALATADLGIAIGAGTDVAMESADVVLVKSNPKDVVSLMNLSKKTYRKMVQNLWWAAGYNIVAIPLAAGVLAPVGLVLSPAVGAVLMSLSTIIVAINAKLLKA
- a CDS encoding rhodanese-like domain-containing protein; amino-acid sequence: MNQITTKELAEKIKNNENVNVIDVREDDEVAQGKIPGAKHIPLGEVPERLDEIDQDKHYYMVCRSGGRSGRASEFLDTQGYDITNVDGGMLAWDEDVEK